A region from the Parabacteroides sp. FAFU027 genome encodes:
- a CDS encoding PhoH family protein, producing the protein MGTKKNFVLDTNVILHDYKCLENFQENDLYIPIVVLEELDKFKKGSEQINYNAREFVRQLDALADNDMFKKGADLGTGLGKLFIMATDHIEPEVSEVFQERIPDHKILSAAIQLIKGKKSTHTILITKDINLRMKARALGIPTEDYINDKVTNVDIFEREEQTFSNVDPDLIDKIYHSKEGVPVSEFEFANFIQPNECFILQSIRSSVLVRYNPFSRMIRKVVKEKNYGIEPRNAEQSFAFEVLNDPDIKLVALTGKAGTGKTLLALAAALKQHQDYKQILLARPIVSLANKDIGFLPGDEKQKVAPYMQPLFDNLAVIKHQFHPSSADFKLLEDLQSSQQLVIEALAFIRGRSLSETYFIIDEAQNLTPHEVKTIITRAGEGTKMVLTGDIQQIDSPYLDAESNGLAYMIDKMKGQDLFAHVNLLKGERSKLSELASNLL; encoded by the coding sequence ATGGGAACAAAGAAAAATTTTGTGCTGGATACAAACGTTATTCTGCACGACTACAAATGTTTGGAGAATTTTCAGGAAAACGATTTATACATTCCCATTGTCGTTTTGGAAGAACTGGATAAATTCAAGAAAGGTTCGGAGCAAATCAACTACAACGCAAGGGAATTTGTCCGCCAACTCGATGCCCTGGCTGACAATGATATGTTTAAGAAAGGGGCTGATCTGGGAACCGGTCTTGGGAAGTTATTCATTATGGCCACTGACCATATCGAACCGGAAGTTTCGGAGGTTTTTCAGGAACGTATTCCCGACCATAAAATTCTTTCGGCTGCGATCCAACTTATCAAAGGAAAAAAATCCACGCACACAATACTCATTACCAAAGACATCAATCTGCGGATGAAGGCCCGTGCGCTAGGAATTCCTACCGAAGACTATATTAATGATAAAGTTACCAATGTCGATATTTTTGAACGGGAAGAACAGACCTTCAGCAATGTTGATCCCGATTTAATTGATAAGATCTATCACTCCAAAGAAGGTGTGCCGGTGTCTGAGTTTGAATTTGCCAACTTTATCCAACCCAATGAATGCTTTATCCTGCAAAGCATTCGCTCTTCTGTGTTGGTGAGATACAACCCATTCAGCCGAATGATCAGAAAGGTTGTAAAAGAAAAAAACTATGGAATCGAACCCCGTAATGCAGAACAAAGCTTTGCATTTGAAGTTCTTAATGATCCAGATATTAAGCTTGTAGCATTAACCGGTAAAGCTGGAACGGGTAAAACCCTGCTGGCACTGGCTGCAGCATTGAAACAACATCAGGACTACAAACAAATCCTTTTAGCACGCCCTATTGTTTCGCTGGCAAATAAAGACATTGGCTTTCTTCCCGGAGATGAGAAACAGAAGGTAGCACCATATATGCAACCTTTATTTGACAACCTGGCAGTCATCAAACACCAGTTTCATCCATCTTCTGCCGATTTCAAACTACTGGAAGACCTGCAAAGCAGTCAACAGTTGGTAATCGAAGCGTTGGCGTTTATTCGCGGGAGGAGCCTGAGCGAAACTTACTTCATTATTGATGAAGCGCAGAATCTGACCCCGCATGAAGTCAAAACGATTATCACCCGTGCCGGTGAAGGGACTAAAATGGTACTGACAGGTGATATTCAACAAATTGACTCCCCCTATCTGGATGCGGAGTCAAACGGACTGGCCTATATGATTGACAAGATGAAAGGACAGGACCTCTTTGCCCATGTGAACTTGTTGAAAGGAGAACGAAGTAAGTTATCCGAATTAGCTAGCAATTTGCTTTAA
- a CDS encoding DUF4294 domain-containing protein: MNFFRRNRYNLIAAFVSIALHVTFVVVLSFKLNKELFSKEDEDNQFELQLQPEQENPLPPQPQQKTEETKKLVEEIMKTIDIPQPDLTDKTENTSQDLGEIPLAEKKDTAVAQAVEKLLEALTTPPPPVEDSIIKKEIQEMQKAREQILTDKRRKEDDRRFLIDNYRTIRNFKKVYPYALKTRQVIDSLNKKLATVSDNRVRKQMIKEKEKELFGQFEKEVRNMSFSQGKLLLKLIARETDQSAYDLIKTYKGKVPATFWYGVGLLFRENLKMEYDSISEDALLEKIVIKYKQGKL, encoded by the coding sequence ATGAATTTTTTCAGAAGAAACCGATATAACTTAATTGCTGCTTTTGTATCTATAGCTCTACACGTAACGTTTGTAGTGGTACTTAGTTTTAAGCTGAATAAGGAATTATTTTCGAAGGAAGATGAAGATAATCAGTTTGAGCTGCAGCTTCAACCAGAGCAAGAAAACCCGCTGCCACCTCAACCCCAACAAAAAACAGAAGAGACAAAAAAGCTGGTGGAAGAGATAATGAAAACCATTGACATCCCCCAGCCCGATCTTACCGATAAAACAGAAAACACTTCTCAGGATTTGGGAGAAATCCCGCTTGCCGAAAAGAAGGATACAGCTGTAGCTCAGGCCGTCGAGAAACTACTAGAAGCATTAACGACACCGCCTCCACCCGTTGAAGACAGCATTATCAAAAAAGAGATTCAGGAAATGCAAAAAGCAAGAGAGCAAATCCTGACAGACAAACGCCGCAAAGAGGACGACCGTCGCTTCCTGATAGACAATTACCGAACCATCCGTAACTTCAAAAAGGTTTATCCGTACGCTCTCAAAACCAGACAGGTGATTGATAGTTTAAATAAAAAACTGGCTACAGTTTCTGACAATCGTGTAAGAAAACAAATGATCAAAGAAAAAGAAAAAGAGCTTTTTGGTCAATTTGAAAAGGAAGTCCGGAATATGTCATTCTCTCAGGGAAAGCTTCTACTCAAGCTTATTGCCCGTGAAACTGACCAGAGTGCTTATGATTTGATTAAGACCTACAAAGGGAAAGTTCCGGCCACATTCTGGTATGGAGTGGGATTACTCTTCCGGGAAAATCTTAAGATGGAATATGATTCAATAAGCGAAGATGCTTTACTGGAAAAGATCGTTATAAAATACAAGCAGGGAAAATTGTAA
- a CDS encoding DUF3108 domain-containing protein, producing MEFSHKIKSFVACLLLCLTVANAQNRPFQPGEKLTYNAFYNLGMIWLHAGEVQFSVDQKPFGGKTAYFFEAVGKTIPKYDWMYKVRDYYKSYVDIDTFNSLWAERNTLEGSNKVYENYTFKPRDKHIYYTIKNSKTKLLKDTLQVSTNSVFDVLTLIYQCRNLNFERYKVNEKFPLRIILDGKVYPIFLRYLGKEVVKNKDEKKYRCIRFSALLVEGSIFKGGEDMNIWVTDDDNRVPILVEAKILIGSVKAYLRTMEGLKYEVKALVR from the coding sequence ATGGAATTCTCACATAAAATAAAAAGCTTTGTCGCATGTCTGCTTTTATGCCTGACAGTTGCCAATGCCCAAAACCGTCCATTTCAACCAGGTGAGAAACTTACCTATAATGCATTCTACAACCTGGGAATGATCTGGCTGCACGCCGGAGAGGTACAGTTTTCTGTCGATCAAAAACCATTTGGAGGCAAGACGGCTTACTTTTTTGAAGCCGTTGGCAAAACAATTCCCAAGTACGACTGGATGTACAAAGTAAGGGATTACTACAAATCATACGTCGATATAGACACCTTCAATTCGCTTTGGGCAGAAAGAAACACCCTGGAAGGGAGTAACAAGGTGTATGAAAACTATACGTTTAAACCCAGGGATAAGCACATATATTACACAATAAAGAATTCGAAAACGAAATTACTCAAAGATACGTTGCAAGTATCCACAAATAGTGTGTTCGATGTATTGACTTTGATTTATCAATGCCGCAATTTAAACTTTGAGCGCTACAAAGTCAACGAAAAATTTCCGTTGCGAATTATTCTTGATGGTAAGGTTTATCCTATTTTCCTGCGATATCTCGGTAAAGAGGTGGTCAAAAATAAAGACGAAAAGAAATACCGATGTATTAGATTCTCAGCACTTTTGGTCGAGGGAAGTATATTTAAAGGTGGTGAAGATATGAATATCTGGGTAACAGATGATGACAACAGAGTCCCCATTCTGGTGGAAGCAAAGATTCTGATCGGTTCTGTCAAAGCCTATCTCAGGACCATGGAAGGACTAAAATATGAGGTAAAGGCGTTAGTACGATAA
- a CDS encoding RNA polymerase sigma factor: MEKLVKQTDEQLVALFASGTNEAFDILLTRHKSKIYSYIFYIVRDKELTEDIFQETFMKAIITIKQGRYSENGKFGAWISRIAHNLIIDFFRQDKDENSTSCEDSGVLNNSRFSEGTIEDQLVKLQIRSDIRKIIRNLPDNQREVLIMRYYKNLSFKEIAEITGVSINTALGRMRYALINMRRLAQENNVILTLD, translated from the coding sequence ATGGAAAAATTAGTAAAGCAGACCGATGAGCAACTGGTTGCTCTGTTTGCAAGCGGAACGAATGAGGCATTTGATATTTTGCTTACTCGCCATAAGTCAAAAATCTACTCGTACATTTTTTATATCGTTCGTGATAAGGAACTGACAGAAGATATCTTTCAGGAGACTTTCATGAAGGCTATCATAACCATTAAACAGGGTCGTTATTCCGAGAATGGTAAGTTTGGTGCCTGGATTTCCCGGATTGCACACAACCTGATTATCGACTTTTTCCGTCAGGATAAAGATGAAAATTCGACCTCTTGTGAAGATAGTGGTGTGTTGAATAATTCGCGTTTTAGCGAAGGTACCATTGAGGATCAGTTGGTAAAACTCCAGATTCGTTCGGATATCCGTAAGATTATCCGTAATCTGCCAGATAACCAACGTGAAGTATTGATTATGCGCTATTATAAGAATCTTAGCTTTAAGGAGATAGCCGAAATTACAGGCGTAAGCATTAATACGGCTCTGGGTAGAATGCGTTATGCGCTGATTAATATGCGCCGCCTTGCTCAGGAAAATAATGTGATACTGACTTTAGATTAG
- a CDS encoding cob(I)yrinic acid a,c-diamide adenosyltransferase — MEGLIQLYTGDGKGKTTAAFGLAIRAAGRDFKVAIVQFLKTDVTGELFSIKKIPNIHFQRVNTNQKFTWEMNDEELAALDKETKEGFKTAVGIAQSNQYDILILDELIHSIVKGYVAKEDVIRFLKNKPLGLEIVMTGRNAPDWLIDVADLVTEMRCLKHPMEQGVPARVGIES, encoded by the coding sequence ATGGAAGGACTAATTCAACTATACACCGGCGATGGTAAAGGTAAAACCACCGCCGCATTCGGCCTTGCCATCCGCGCTGCAGGCCGTGATTTCAAGGTAGCCATTGTGCAGTTTCTCAAGACGGATGTGACGGGAGAGCTATTCTCCATCAAAAAGATTCCCAATATCCATTTCCAGCGGGTAAATACCAATCAGAAATTTACCTGGGAGATGAATGACGAAGAGCTTGCAGCTCTTGATAAGGAAACCAAAGAAGGCTTTAAAACGGCAGTCGGCATTGCTCAATCCAACCAATACGATATCCTGATACTGGATGAGCTCATCCACAGCATTGTCAAAGGATATGTAGCCAAGGAGGATGTGATTCGTTTCCTCAAAAACAAACCATTGGGACTGGAGATCGTGATGACCGGGCGCAACGCTCCGGACTGGTTGATCGATGTCGCTGATCTGGTGACGGAGATGAGATGTCTCAAACATCCGATGGAGCAAGGCGTTCCGGCAAGGGTAGGTATTGAGAGTTAA
- the tilS gene encoding tRNA lysidine(34) synthetase TilS, protein MAECRYLCSLNNIRVQLKVKAYIQQNKLLPDGVKVITGVSGGADSVALLHYLKEAGYECIAAHCNFHLRGEESNRDEEFVRDLCGRWDVPLEVIDFHTEKIAAEQKVSIEMAARELRYQWFEELRIQYKAEVIAVAHHKDDSVETFLLNLIRGTGIRGLSGMKPVNGKIIRPLLCVSRQEVEEYIEQNNLSFVHDSTNSETLYTRNKIRLEVLPLLQQFNPSIKETIIQTSCYLSDTAEVYFSEIEKQRRNLIHSVSGKTYISIPELKKSPFAQTILFELLSPFGFNSTVCAEIFESLDGLSGKQFFSTEYRLVKNREELIIDKKKEENEVSITIPSPEEKVRRPFYLSFDIIPAANFSIPKDKEIGCFDADKVRFPLTLRKWKIGDRFVPFGMKGSKKLSDYFSDRKFSLLQKEEANVLCSGNKIIWLIGERTDNRFRIDEQTTKILVIQYNANSTDL, encoded by the coding sequence ATGGCCGAATGTCGTTACCTTTGCAGTCTAAATAACATAAGGGTGCAACTAAAGGTCAAAGCATATATTCAGCAAAACAAACTATTACCGGACGGTGTAAAAGTGATTACAGGCGTTAGCGGAGGCGCCGACTCCGTCGCACTCTTACATTATCTGAAAGAAGCGGGATATGAATGTATTGCTGCTCACTGCAATTTTCACCTTCGGGGAGAAGAATCAAACCGTGACGAAGAGTTTGTACGTGATTTGTGCGGTAGGTGGGATGTACCACTGGAGGTAATTGATTTTCATACTGAAAAGATTGCTGCTGAGCAAAAAGTATCCATCGAAATGGCCGCGAGAGAACTTCGTTACCAATGGTTTGAAGAGTTGCGTATTCAATACAAGGCAGAAGTCATTGCTGTTGCCCACCACAAAGACGATTCGGTTGAGACCTTTTTGCTTAACCTGATCCGGGGAACCGGAATTCGCGGTCTGTCAGGGATGAAACCAGTCAATGGCAAAATCATTCGTCCGTTACTTTGCGTCTCCCGTCAGGAAGTTGAAGAATATATCGAACAAAACAATCTCTCTTTCGTCCACGACAGCACTAACAGCGAAACGCTCTATACCCGGAATAAAATCCGACTGGAAGTATTACCGCTGTTACAACAATTTAATCCATCTATAAAGGAAACGATTATACAGACTTCCTGTTATTTGAGTGATACGGCAGAGGTCTATTTCTCCGAAATTGAAAAGCAAAGGAGAAATCTGATCCATTCTGTCTCAGGAAAGACCTATATCTCAATTCCTGAGCTAAAAAAATCGCCTTTTGCCCAAACCATTTTATTTGAATTATTAAGCCCGTTTGGTTTTAACAGTACAGTTTGTGCTGAAATATTCGAATCTCTGGATGGCCTTTCCGGTAAACAGTTTTTTTCGACCGAATATCGGTTAGTGAAGAATCGTGAAGAGCTGATCATCGATAAAAAGAAGGAAGAAAATGAGGTTTCAATCACAATTCCGTCTCCGGAAGAAAAAGTGAGACGACCTTTCTATCTCAGTTTTGACATTATCCCGGCCGCAAATTTTAGCATCCCAAAAGATAAAGAGATTGGCTGCTTCGATGCCGATAAGGTCAGATTTCCCCTCACCCTGCGCAAATGGAAAATCGGAGATCGTTTCGTTCCTTTTGGAATGAAAGGCAGTAAGAAGCTAAGCGATTATTTTTCAGATCGGAAGTTTAGTCTTTTGCAAAAAGAGGAAGCAAATGTGTTATGCAGTGGAAACAAGATCATTTGGCTTATAGGCGAACGGACGGATAACCGGTTCAGAATTGACGAGCAAACAACCAAAATCCTCGTTATACAATACAATGCTAACTCAACAGATTTATAA
- the asnS gene encoding asparagine--tRNA ligase: MESISRTKIVDLLKREDFGAKVNVKGWVRTRRGSKQVSFIALNDGSTINNVQIVVDNEHYDEELLKVITTGSCVSINGTLVQSHGKGQAVEIHANGVEVYGSADATTYPLQKKGHSLEFLREIAHLRPRTNTFGAILRVRHHMAFAIHKFFNEKGFFYLHTPIVTASDCEGAGSMFQVTTLDVNNPARTEEGAIDYTQDFFGKSANLTVSGQLEGELGAMALGAIYTFGPTFRAENSNTPRHLAEFWMIEPEVAFNELKENMDLAEEFIKYLIQYALDNCIDDLNFLSEMYDKELIERLKFVIEYDFVRLPYTEGVKILEESGEKFEFPVYWGADLQSEHERYLVEKHFKKPVILTDYPKEIKAFYMKQNEDGKTVRAMDVLFPKIGEIIGGSQREEDFDKLSKRIEEMEIPMKDMWWYLDTRRFGSAPHSGFGLGFERLLLFVTGMSNIRDVIPFPRTPKNCEF, encoded by the coding sequence ATGGAGAGTATCAGTAGAACTAAAATCGTTGACCTGCTGAAACGCGAAGATTTCGGCGCTAAGGTAAACGTAAAAGGTTGGGTTCGTACCCGACGCGGTAGCAAACAGGTGAGTTTCATCGCCCTGAATGACGGTTCTACTATAAATAATGTACAGATCGTTGTTGACAACGAGCATTATGACGAAGAACTGCTGAAAGTCATTACCACAGGTTCATGTGTAAGCATTAACGGAACTTTGGTACAATCACACGGCAAAGGTCAGGCTGTAGAAATCCACGCTAACGGAGTTGAAGTATATGGTTCAGCTGATGCAACAACCTATCCGCTTCAGAAAAAAGGTCACTCATTGGAGTTCCTGCGTGAAATCGCACACCTTCGCCCACGTACCAATACATTCGGAGCTATACTGCGTGTACGTCACCACATGGCATTCGCTATCCATAAATTCTTTAATGAAAAAGGATTCTTTTACCTGCATACACCAATCGTTACTGCTTCAGACTGTGAAGGTGCCGGTTCTATGTTCCAGGTAACCACGCTGGATGTAAATAATCCTGCCCGTACTGAAGAGGGAGCAATCGATTATACTCAGGACTTCTTTGGAAAAAGCGCAAACCTGACTGTATCAGGTCAGCTTGAAGGAGAACTGGGTGCAATGGCTCTGGGTGCTATTTACACATTTGGTCCAACTTTCCGCGCAGAAAACTCCAATACACCACGACACCTGGCTGAGTTCTGGATGATTGAGCCGGAAGTCGCATTCAACGAGCTGAAAGAAAACATGGATTTGGCTGAAGAATTCATCAAATATCTGATCCAATACGCTCTAGACAACTGTATCGATGATCTGAACTTCTTGTCGGAAATGTACGACAAAGAGTTGATTGAGCGTCTGAAATTTGTCATTGAATACGACTTCGTTCGTTTGCCATATACTGAAGGGGTTAAAATCCTCGAAGAAAGTGGTGAGAAGTTCGAATTCCCGGTTTACTGGGGCGCAGACCTCCAATCAGAACACGAGCGTTACCTGGTGGAGAAACACTTCAAAAAACCGGTTATCCTGACCGACTACCCGAAAGAGATCAAAGCTTTCTATATGAAGCAAAACGAAGACGGAAAAACCGTTCGTGCGATGGACGTACTTTTCCCGAAAATCGGAGAGATCATAGGTGGTTCTCAGCGTGAGGAAGACTTCGATAAACTGTCAAAACGCATCGAAGAGATGGAGATCCCGATGAAAGATATGTGGTGGTATCTTGATACCCGTCGTTTCGGTTCAGCCCCACACTCAGGATTCGGACTCGGATTTGAACGTCTGTTGCTTTTCGTAACCGGCATGTCAAACATCCGCGACGTTATTCCTTTCCCAAGAACTCCGAAAAACTGCGAATTCTAA
- a CDS encoding bifunctional folylpolyglutamate synthase/dihydrofolate synthase has protein sequence MNYEETLEYLYTRLPMFQRTGASAYKEGLENSLALDSYLRYPHKKYRTIHVGGTNGKGSTSHLLAAILQQSGYKVGLYTSPHLVDFRERIRVNGEMIEKDFIIDFVEKHKAFSETIHPSFFELTMTMAFDYFAQQNVDVAIIEVGLGGRLDSTNIITPDVSVITNISFDHVQFLGDSLPKIAAEKAGIIKAGVPVVIGESVEETEAVFRNKANEVSAPIYFAEQEKPIVKAESQTSGGWLYTTRSFGEVWGELGGLCQDKNATTVFLTLEILIKQGYNIPQKAIIEGFAKVTSLTGLQGRWQKLGDTPKIICDTAHNEGGIQYIVQQLANEQYDTLHFVIGMVNDKDVNKVLSMLPRNARYYFTKAGIPRALDAKELQQKALVYQLVGESFLSVPEAVNAAKANAAENDLIYIGGSTFVVADALPVFKPTESK, from the coding sequence ATGAATTACGAAGAAACGCTCGAATATCTCTATACCCGTTTGCCAATGTTTCAACGGACCGGAGCCAGCGCTTACAAGGAGGGCTTGGAAAACAGTTTAGCCTTAGATAGTTACCTCAGGTATCCGCATAAAAAGTACAGAACCATTCACGTTGGCGGAACGAATGGAAAAGGATCTACGTCTCATCTTTTGGCAGCAATCCTTCAGCAGTCAGGTTATAAGGTGGGGCTTTATACTTCTCCGCACCTGGTAGATTTTCGTGAGCGCATTCGTGTAAATGGAGAGATGATTGAAAAAGATTTCATTATTGATTTCGTAGAGAAGCACAAGGCATTTTCCGAAACTATTCATCCTTCTTTTTTTGAGCTTACCATGACCATGGCTTTCGACTATTTTGCACAGCAGAATGTAGATGTAGCAATCATTGAAGTCGGATTGGGAGGGAGATTGGATAGCACTAATATCATTACCCCGGATGTTTCAGTAATTACCAATATCAGCTTTGACCATGTGCAGTTTTTAGGTGATTCTTTACCTAAAATAGCTGCTGAAAAAGCCGGAATCATCAAAGCTGGTGTGCCGGTGGTGATTGGCGAAAGTGTAGAAGAGACAGAAGCTGTTTTTAGAAATAAGGCGAATGAGGTTTCCGCACCGATCTATTTTGCAGAACAAGAGAAGCCAATTGTAAAAGCGGAATCACAAACAAGTGGTGGATGGCTCTATACTACCCGTTCGTTTGGTGAGGTCTGGGGAGAGCTGGGTGGTTTATGTCAGGATAAAAATGCCACTACAGTTTTTCTGACATTGGAGATCCTGATTAAACAGGGATATAATATTCCTCAGAAAGCCATTATAGAAGGATTTGCAAAAGTAACATCATTGACCGGTTTACAGGGACGCTGGCAGAAACTGGGAGATACCCCTAAGATTATTTGTGATACCGCTCATAATGAAGGTGGAATTCAATATATTGTTCAGCAACTGGCGAATGAACAGTATGATACATTGCATTTCGTGATTGGTATGGTAAATGATAAGGACGTAAACAAAGTCCTTTCCATGCTGCCCCGCAATGCCCGCTATTATTTTACCAAAGCCGGAATTCCGCGTGCCCTGGATGCAAAAGAGCTGCAACAAAAGGCATTGGTATATCAGCTGGTAGGGGAGTCATTTTTGTCAGTTCCTGAAGCAGTGAACGCAGCTAAAGCAAATGCAGCAGAGAATGATCTGATATATATTGGTGGAAGTACATTTGTAGTGGCAGATGCTCTTCCGGTATTTAAGCCCACTGAATCTAAATAA